One genomic region from Streptomyces venezuelae encodes:
- a CDS encoding ABC transporter permease yields MSTTSPAAAVLRTEVRLFTREPAALFWVMASPTVLIVILGLIPSFREVEEDLGGRRVIDLYVPVSVLFALIMAAVQSMPAVLSGYRERGILRRMSTTPVRPATLLAAQIALYAAATLVSAALAITVGRFAFGVALPGNIAGYALALLLTVACGLALGATVCAVSRTQGIAYAVGSAVAFPAMFTAGVWVPVQAMPDTLQRIVGLSPFGAASQALDAAVSGGWPGWTELGVLALWTAVLTGASVRWFRWE; encoded by the coding sequence ATGAGTACCACCAGCCCTGCCGCGGCCGTCCTGCGGACCGAGGTCCGCCTCTTCACCCGCGAACCCGCCGCCTTGTTCTGGGTGATGGCCTCACCGACCGTGCTCATCGTGATCCTCGGTCTGATCCCTTCCTTCCGGGAGGTCGAGGAGGACCTCGGCGGTCGCCGCGTCATCGACCTCTACGTCCCCGTCTCCGTCCTCTTCGCCCTCATCATGGCCGCGGTCCAGTCCATGCCCGCGGTCCTCTCCGGCTACCGCGAACGCGGCATCCTGCGCCGCATGTCCACCACCCCGGTCCGGCCCGCGACGCTGCTCGCCGCCCAGATCGCGCTGTACGCGGCGGCCACCCTGGTCTCCGCGGCGCTGGCGATCACGGTGGGGCGGTTCGCCTTCGGTGTCGCCCTGCCGGGGAACATCGCGGGATACGCCCTCGCCCTGCTCCTGACCGTGGCGTGCGGTCTGGCCCTCGGCGCCACCGTGTGCGCGGTCTCCCGGACCCAGGGCATCGCCTACGCCGTCGGTTCGGCCGTCGCCTTCCCCGCGATGTTCACGGCCGGCGTCTGGGTGCCGGTCCAGGCCATGCCGGATACGCTGCAACGGATCGTCGGACTCAGCCCGTTCGGCGCTGCCTCGCAGGCCCTCGACGCGGCTGTCTCGGGCGGCTGGCCCGGCTGGACGGAGCTCGGCGTGCTGGCGCTGTGGACGGCCGTGCTGACGGGCGCCTCGGTGCGCTGGTTCCGCTGGGAATGA
- a CDS encoding sensor histidine kinase produces MRGGGGVPTTVEERWRQFFRWGPYGLLGVASAIAAASANVFMDRTEQVAAGVLTAAVLLLHVVWDQRCRRVVAADGWGPEQPDGGPVLVPGAPGPASVGHFVLRTALAFALTWLNPFFAIYACVGYFDAVHLLPRRLAQAGLLVTAVTMAGSQSGGLPPASLTQWLAFGGLFALNACLAMGFSHLATKDAEKAAERAATIAELGRANSRLEQALAENATLQAQLLLQAREAGIADERRRLAAEIHDTIAQGLTGVITQLQAANATRDRERAEAHLRRAADLARQSLGEARRSVRNLSPAALEHDALPEALRKTVAEWAERTGIETRFTVTGAEEPLHDEVAATLLRIAQEALSNAARHSGAGRAGVTLSYMGDEITLDVRDDGRGFDPLARPERGGDGGGFGLDGMRARAERLAGSVAVETAPGEGTAISARVPLGAP; encoded by the coding sequence ATGAGAGGGGGCGGCGGGGTGCCCACCACCGTCGAGGAGCGCTGGCGCCAGTTCTTCCGCTGGGGGCCGTACGGCCTGCTCGGCGTCGCCTCGGCGATCGCCGCGGCCTCGGCGAACGTGTTCATGGACCGTACGGAGCAGGTGGCGGCCGGTGTCCTGACGGCGGCGGTGCTCCTCCTCCACGTGGTGTGGGACCAGCGCTGCCGGCGGGTGGTCGCGGCCGACGGGTGGGGGCCCGAGCAGCCCGACGGCGGACCCGTTCTCGTGCCGGGCGCGCCGGGGCCCGCCTCCGTCGGCCACTTCGTCCTCCGTACCGCCCTCGCCTTCGCGTTGACCTGGCTCAACCCGTTCTTCGCGATCTACGCGTGCGTCGGCTACTTCGACGCCGTCCACCTGCTGCCCCGCCGTCTCGCCCAGGCCGGACTCCTCGTCACCGCCGTCACCATGGCCGGCTCGCAGTCCGGCGGCCTGCCGCCCGCCTCGCTCACGCAGTGGCTCGCCTTCGGCGGCCTGTTCGCCCTGAACGCCTGCCTCGCCATGGGCTTCTCGCACCTCGCCACGAAGGACGCGGAGAAGGCCGCCGAGCGCGCCGCCACCATCGCCGAACTCGGCCGCGCCAACAGCCGCCTCGAACAGGCCCTCGCGGAGAACGCCACCCTCCAGGCCCAGCTCCTCCTCCAGGCCCGCGAGGCCGGGATCGCCGACGAGCGGCGGCGGCTCGCCGCGGAGATCCACGACACCATCGCGCAGGGCCTCACCGGAGTCATCACCCAGCTCCAGGCCGCGAACGCCACCCGCGACCGGGAGCGCGCCGAGGCGCATCTCCGGCGGGCCGCCGACCTCGCCCGGCAGAGCCTGGGCGAGGCCCGCCGCTCCGTGCGGAACCTGAGCCCGGCCGCCCTGGAACACGACGCCCTCCCGGAGGCGCTGCGCAAGACGGTCGCCGAGTGGGCCGAACGCACCGGTATCGAGACCCGGTTCACCGTGACCGGGGCCGAGGAACCGCTCCACGACGAGGTCGCCGCCACGCTGCTGCGGATCGCCCAGGAGGCCCTGTCCAACGCGGCCCGCCACTCCGGGGCCGGCCGGGCCGGCGTCACCCTCTCCTACATGGGCGACGAGATCACCCTGGACGTACGGGACGACGGCCGGGGCTTTGACCCGCTCGCCCGGCCCGAACGCGGGGGCGACGGCGGAGGGTTCGGCCTCGACGGCATGCGCGCCCGCGCCGAACGCCTCGCCGGCTCCGTCGCCGTGGAGACCGCTCCGGGCGAGGGCACGGCGATCTCCGCTCGCGTACCGTTGGGCGCGCCATGA
- a CDS encoding ABC transporter ATP-binding protein, with the protein MTAIEVRGLHKTYGDRKVVSGVSFDVGEGEIFGILGPNGAGKTTTVECVGGLRTPDEGQVRVCGYDPVTQRAELTKVLGVQLQESELQAKLTVREALDLYASFYERPADRHELAERLGLLPHLRTRFGKLSGGQKQRVFIALALLGDPRVVVLDELTTGLDPRARREAWELVESVRDSGVTVVLVTHFMEEAQRLCDRIAVLDRGRIAALDTPEGLIGRSAAAKEISFAADTPLDPAELRALPGAAGVTTKDHRTVVSGTEETVAAFVSLLARRGVTAGQLRVTDATLDDAYLDLTGAELR; encoded by the coding sequence ATGACAGCGATCGAGGTGCGCGGACTGCACAAGACGTACGGCGACCGGAAGGTCGTCTCAGGGGTCTCCTTCGACGTCGGCGAGGGCGAGATCTTCGGGATCCTCGGGCCCAACGGCGCCGGCAAGACCACCACCGTGGAGTGCGTCGGAGGACTGCGGACCCCCGACGAGGGGCAGGTGCGCGTCTGCGGGTACGACCCCGTCACACAGCGCGCCGAGCTCACCAAGGTCCTCGGCGTACAGCTCCAGGAGAGCGAACTGCAGGCGAAGCTGACCGTCCGCGAGGCGCTCGACCTGTACGCCTCCTTCTACGAGCGGCCCGCCGACCGGCACGAGCTCGCGGAGCGGCTCGGACTGCTGCCGCATCTGAGAACCCGGTTCGGGAAGCTGTCCGGTGGCCAGAAGCAGCGGGTCTTCATCGCCCTCGCGCTCCTCGGCGACCCCCGGGTCGTGGTCCTCGACGAGCTCACCACCGGCCTCGACCCGCGGGCCCGCCGCGAGGCCTGGGAGCTCGTCGAATCGGTCAGGGACAGCGGGGTGACCGTCGTGCTCGTCACCCATTTCATGGAGGAGGCACAGCGCCTCTGCGACCGGATCGCCGTCCTCGACCGGGGACGGATCGCCGCGCTCGACACCCCGGAAGGGCTGATCGGGCGGTCCGCCGCCGCCAAGGAGATCTCCTTCGCCGCCGACACCCCGCTCGACCCGGCGGAGCTGCGGGCGCTGCCCGGGGCCGCCGGCGTCACGACGAAGGACCACCGGACGGTCGTCAGCGGCACGGAGGAGACCGTCGCCGCCTTCGTCTCCCTCCTCGCCCGCCGGGGCGTCACCGCCGGGCAGCTCCGGGTCACCGACGCCACCCTCGACGACGCCTATCTCGACCTGACGGGAGCCGAACTCCGATGA